From the Kitasatospora viridis genome, one window contains:
- a CDS encoding ATP-binding protein, protein MAGRIPTRQELIRRHRRNGFVGRRAELEQFRAALRQPPTGAEQFLFVLHGASGLGKTALARRFEVTARQAGALTARLDGDAADPLEAMRAIGEQFAVQGSPLVGFDRELARYRLRRHDLDGEVAKSAAALTAGPGGGAGGGVSVPARSGAAELTPVFLHDLAEAAEQHPWLLLLLDDYQVLGPALDGWLHELLITGRHGELPGNVLVVLAGREPLDAERWRDCADLVTELPLAPLTEQEVRQLLVWRGVPEPEAADEAVRLAGGLPLLAATLGAAARSAREAPAAAGPAGGRALVLVGGDRRGPVVGASSAGAGPAAAPGLAIRASAVDPAAGDAVAAVVGRLLRALPDPDRQALLLACAVPRELDHRAWRTLTGEEPGAQFDWLTALPLVTEHAGGFRYQEPARAVLLGLLRTSSPAGWWELHSRLADDCAEQRAELEERDRPAGGSWEPGWWTDPHWRELRRREAYHRLCADARQALPEVLRTVLDAADHGAGELRCWVRLVVQAGEDGADSGLRSWGRRLRKAAAQPGPGVLGLLISQAGYDPAGRVLAYTLRGRQHLAERRYAQAVADLTAAIGLEPASVRALFGRAVAFSRMGRGQEALVDLGRVVELAPEEAGALVQRALILLTLGRPGEARQDIARAERVAPQDPMVFVGRGVLHGWSGGRSRR, encoded by the coding sequence GTGGCGGGGCGGATCCCAACACGGCAGGAGCTGATCCGCCGGCACCGGCGGAACGGATTCGTCGGCCGGCGGGCGGAGCTCGAACAGTTCCGGGCGGCGCTACGGCAACCGCCCACCGGGGCCGAACAGTTCCTGTTCGTGCTGCACGGCGCCAGCGGACTCGGCAAGACCGCGCTGGCCCGCCGGTTCGAGGTGACCGCCCGGCAGGCCGGCGCGCTGACCGCCCGGCTGGACGGCGACGCGGCCGATCCGCTGGAGGCGATGCGGGCGATCGGCGAGCAGTTCGCCGTCCAGGGCTCGCCGCTGGTCGGCTTCGACCGCGAGCTCGCCCGCTACCGGCTGCGCCGGCACGACCTGGACGGCGAGGTCGCGAAGTCCGCCGCCGCACTCACCGCCGGACCGGGCGGTGGCGCGGGCGGTGGTGTGAGTGTCCCGGCCCGCAGCGGCGCGGCCGAGCTGACCCCGGTCTTCCTGCACGACCTGGCCGAGGCCGCCGAGCAGCACCCCTGGCTGCTGTTGCTGCTGGACGACTACCAGGTGCTCGGACCGGCCCTGGACGGCTGGCTGCACGAGCTGCTGATCACCGGCCGGCACGGCGAACTGCCGGGCAACGTGCTGGTGGTGCTGGCCGGCCGGGAGCCGCTGGACGCGGAGCGCTGGCGGGACTGCGCCGACCTGGTCACCGAACTGCCGCTGGCCCCGCTGACCGAGCAGGAGGTGCGGCAGCTGCTGGTCTGGCGCGGGGTGCCGGAGCCGGAGGCCGCGGACGAGGCGGTGCGGCTGGCCGGCGGGCTGCCGCTGCTCGCGGCCACGCTGGGCGCGGCGGCCCGCAGCGCGCGGGAGGCGCCCGCGGCGGCCGGACCGGCCGGCGGGCGCGCGCTGGTGCTGGTGGGCGGCGACCGGCGCGGACCGGTGGTCGGCGCGAGCTCCGCCGGTGCCGGCCCCGCCGCCGCGCCCGGGCTGGCGATCCGCGCCTCGGCCGTCGACCCGGCGGCCGGCGACGCGGTGGCCGCCGTGGTCGGCCGGCTGCTGCGGGCCCTGCCCGACCCGGACCGGCAGGCGCTGCTGCTCGCCTGCGCAGTGCCCCGGGAGCTGGACCACCGGGCCTGGCGGACCCTCACCGGCGAGGAGCCGGGCGCCCAGTTCGACTGGCTGACCGCGCTGCCGCTGGTCACCGAGCACGCGGGCGGGTTCCGCTACCAGGAGCCGGCCCGGGCCGTGCTGCTCGGCCTGCTGCGCACCTCCTCGCCGGCCGGCTGGTGGGAGCTGCACAGCAGGCTGGCCGACGACTGCGCCGAGCAGCGGGCCGAGCTGGAGGAGCGGGACCGGCCGGCGGGCGGCAGCTGGGAGCCCGGCTGGTGGACCGACCCGCACTGGCGGGAGCTGCGCCGGCGCGAGGCCTACCACCGGCTGTGCGCCGACGCCCGGCAGGCGCTGCCCGAGGTGCTGCGCACCGTGCTGGACGCGGCCGACCACGGCGCCGGCGAACTGCGCTGCTGGGTGCGGCTGGTGGTGCAGGCGGGGGAGGACGGTGCGGACTCCGGCCTGCGCTCCTGGGGGCGGCGGTTGCGCAAGGCGGCCGCCCAGCCGGGGCCCGGGGTGCTCGGCCTGCTGATCAGTCAGGCCGGCTACGACCCGGCCGGGCGGGTGCTGGCCTACACCCTGAGGGGCCGTCAGCACTTGGCGGAGCGCCGCTACGCGCAGGCGGTCGCGGACCTGACGGCCGCGATCGGGCTGGAACCCGCCAGCGTCCGGGCGCTGTTCGGCCGGGCGGTGGCGTTCAGCCGGATGGGGCGCGGGCAGGAGGCGCTGGTGGACCTCGGCCGGGTGGTGGAGCTGGCGCCCGAGGAGGCCGGCGCGCTGGTCCAGCGGGCGCTCATCCTGCTGACCCTGGGGCGGCCGGGCGAGGCCAGGCAGGACATCGCGCGGGCCGAGCGGGTGGCGCCGCAGGACCCGATGGTGTTCGTCGGGCGGGGGGTGCTGCACGGGTGGAGCGGCGGGCGGTCGCGGCGCTGA
- a CDS encoding G1 family glutamic endopeptidase translates to MIHARLRAAAAAAALALAASAAAATPAFAAPAGHAYGPAHTHSHGHRYDGGVWGGYVATGSNFQSISGSWTMPQVTCNTSNDLFAPWVGIDGYGSQTVEQTGVQVDCSSGSPVYSAWYEMYPADPQYWSDPVSAGDNFTGSVTTDGSGNYTLTLTDNTAGWSENTQQSLNGQNVSAEAVIESPSQSYPSFNELDFTGVTVNGQSFDQSSPQAIDSGQYTETALQGGSFSIVPAGGAGFARAHATRPANIHY, encoded by the coding sequence ATGATCCACGCACGCCTCCGGGCCGCCGCCGCTGCCGCCGCGCTCGCCCTGGCCGCCTCCGCCGCGGCCGCCACCCCGGCGTTCGCGGCCCCGGCCGGCCACGCCTACGGCCCCGCCCACACCCACTCGCACGGCCACCGGTACGACGGCGGCGTCTGGGGCGGCTACGTCGCCACCGGCAGCAACTTCCAGTCCATCTCGGGCTCCTGGACCATGCCCCAGGTCACCTGCAACACCAGCAACGACCTGTTCGCCCCGTGGGTCGGCATCGACGGCTACGGCTCGCAGACCGTCGAGCAGACCGGTGTCCAGGTGGACTGCTCCAGCGGCTCGCCGGTCTACTCCGCCTGGTACGAGATGTACCCGGCCGACCCGCAGTACTGGAGCGACCCGGTCAGCGCCGGCGACAACTTCACCGGCTCGGTCACCACCGACGGTTCGGGCAACTACACCCTGACCCTGACCGACAACACCGCGGGCTGGAGCGAGAACACCCAGCAGAGCCTGAACGGCCAGAACGTCAGCGCCGAGGCGGTGATCGAGTCGCCGAGCCAGAGCTACCCGTCCTTCAACGAGCTGGACTTCACCGGCGTGACCGTCAACGGGCAGTCCTTCGACCAGTCCAGCCCGCAGGCCATCGACAGCGGCCAGTACACCGAGACCGCGCTGCAGGGCGGCTCCTTCTCCATCGTGCCGGCCGGCGGCGCCGGCTTCGCCCGGGCCCACGCCACCCGCCCGGCGAACATCCACTACTGA